Sequence from the Primulina huaijiensis isolate GDHJ02 chromosome 16, ASM1229523v2, whole genome shotgun sequence genome:
ATAGGAAAttattacaaataaaaattttgaaacggAAATTAGAGAAAATATGAGGATAGGGATAATTTTGTATTTCTACTAATTCGGAATGGAAGTTAGAGTGAGATTCTGCCATACCAAAGTAGTTATTATGATAAGCCCAAACTTTATTAAATAGTACAGTATATAGGATATATAGGTTATATCAGTGAATACTAATGTCTCTTTGTTTTCCCCGCATCAAAAACTAATTACAACAATAGGAATAAAAGGTCACACCTTATTCGCGATCTCGATATATAAATATTCATCACTGAATGGTGCCACATGTATTCTACAAGGCAAAAACAGGTGCAAATTGTTAAACACGGAAAACCTGGACAACACAGAGGAAAAAAGACCACTGGTCCTGGCGAGTGGCGTTCAATATCGAATCGAATGAAGATGCGTGGGAGAAAAGGCGTTCACAATTCGGTGAAACATCAActctatttttcttttggttTTAATAAAAAGGTGTCAACTCTTCAAAATTGATGCACAAAACAAGAAATTTACCGCTCAAGGGGTACGAGAATCAGCTATACCAggaattcatttttaaaaaatgttgacAGATTATCGGTCAAGAATTTTACCAAGATTTACCCTATGATAAGTTGTGAATGAAGACAAAGCAACATTAGTATGAATATATTTTACAGGTCAAGGAAATAGATGAGAGAATTGCGAGATGGAAACAAAGAAAGTCATAAGAATAAGCATGATCCAGATTAATTTCAAACCCCACTCAAGcataaataatcaaacaacagcATGGTCGGTCTTCAATTCATTACACAAATCAGAtaactttttgaatttttttcatgcatACAAAGCAGTCACGTAAAAAACCTGTGATAATTTGATTCACCTTCCCAAAGTTGGGAACATTTTCCCACTTGGATCAAGAAATCTGTCTCTGGCAATTATGTACGACTCCAGCATTCTCTCGTTGACTAGCAAAGTGCCTGAAAGAGTAAAAACAGTCATCATGAAATGTAGGGAGATTATATTTCAGACAACATATTATGTCAAATagagggcacagaaaattcgaTTGCAGCCATAGGCATAAATCATAAAGTTCACTTGCAGGCAACTACAGAAAAGCCACCAACCACCCCTACCCCCTGCCCCCTCCAAAAAAGAGGGAGAGAGCTCCACaggaagataaaaaaaatgaaaaactaaaACACATATCATCTAACAGCACTGACGAACCATTCAGAATTTGTTGTTGAAAAGTTAATTccattatttttggaaaatttagcGAAAGTCAAAACCGCCACGTccctaaaaaaaaaagacatgcATGTTTTTTGTCCTCGTTTAATTTAGTTAAATGAATCATTCCAACACATTCTGAGTGCTGCATTATGCTAGATTAGAAAAGTAAAGTAACCAAGTGTACCCATTGGTTCAGATATCAAAACATCAGCTTTCTCAGGTAAGTCAACCTCTTCAACTTTACCCTTTATCACCTACAgataataaaatagtaaaataccGATTAGAGTATGCAAAAAGGTCTTAAAAACGAATAGCGTAAAAAGTCTATTCTCAGAAAGAGTTAAAGTGCAACAACAGAACACTCACTGTTATTCTTTGGCTAAGCAACGGATTACCAGCTATAAGTTTGCGTGCATATTCTGACATTTCTGATGCTTCCACAGCATAAACATGTCTTGCACCAGCCTGAGAGAAAATTACTGGCGTTGATTTGTGATATTTAATGATAAGCTGATCGAATATAAACTCCGAAAAGAATTAATGAGTACTTCAGAACCTGAGCAGCAAATAACGACAAGATGCCGCTACCAGCACCAACATCAACTACTATGCGATCAAGAAAATCCACACGATTCTCCATCACTGCAGCATAATAACTTCCTGGAACACAAATTTTATCATGTGAGTAAGTCAGAGGCAGACTTATGGTAAATAGTGCAGCTACAGAAGTACGACAAGCTCTTGAGCATCCTACAAATGGATTTCCAATGGGCATTAATACTAGACCTCAACATTTGACAATATACTCAAAACAAGAACCACAGAAGTTCTGAGGTCCAACCTGTCCTCACATAATCTTGCAACATATTTTGCTGGTGTAGAAGCTGTCCATAGTAATGAAAGTACATCTTGGCAGAAGATGCTTCTATTTTGTCATCAAACTTGCTTTTGGATGATACAGGTCCATTTGGCAACAATGATCCTGTGAAATTGAATGACATAGACTTCAACCTGATTAGGCGCTTTTCTGAAATTAAAAGTTAACACATGCAAACTCTTATGTCTACTTCACAACCAAGTAATGGTGACAAAGGCAAACATGATCCAAACTGACATGAAGGGATAGCCTTTCTCTAAGGGGCTACAAATCACAGAAAAATACAATCTAAATAAGGTTTTCATActtctataattttattttattttattttttgcaaaagGTGCAATGactgcttcatgatttataaataaataaacaaaccgCAAATGCTATATACTAAAATTGCTGCGCATTAAAATCAAACGAGCATTGAATTTAAAGAATGATTCCCTTAAATCTCTACAATTAACTCATAACTGCAATAAATAGTAAGAACCCATGAAAATGTGATTATGAAACATTGCAATCACAACTTCCATGACATATAATACATATTGAAAACCGACCTTGAACAACCACTTCCTTCTTACATCGCTCAAATGCACAATGGAAGGCCCTACTTTCCTCTTCGTTTCTAAATTGAATGGTGAGTCCCCTCGAATAGCTTTTCTGGTTCAAAGCATAAAGTCAAATAGCGTTATTCACTATAATTTAATTCAGAAAACAAAATTGTTCTGCCTTTCCCAAGGAAATGCTGATTAAAAGTACCATAGCAgccatgatttttttaattctaaTGTATATAATTTAGAGCACGAAACATTTTAGCAAACTCTGTGACTACAATATTATCAAGGACCACAAAAACTTCATTTGATgaataaatcaaattcataaGAAAAAAAACTTAGTTTAAGAGCAGGCAGTGATGATAATCCTCAGAGTGAAAGAAGCCAAAATGTCCACTATTGACAAACAATAGATCAAAAAATGAGATGCAATAAGTactcaaacaaattaaaaaaaagtaacacCACCGTACCTCTTTATTTAGTTCAGAAGCTTCAAGGATGCAAACTGATTCAATCGGACTGAGCATGTAAAGCTGGACGAACAATACAATAATATCTAAGCAAGCCatcctgaattttttttaaaaaaaaggaaacgAAATACAGTAGCACATAAAATCATTATAAACCAACCGAATTCATCGAATTGTGTGTGAACTGTGAATGATTTAATAAATGCATTCAAATTTGTAAATGatgtagaaaaatttaatcttttCCCAGTGGAAAACCCTGAAAGTTATTGAGAACCACAACATTTTAATCCTTCACTAGGTAATCTCATCTCCATACGAATTATGTGCAAACACTCCAACTTCCTCCAGCATCGAAAACTAATTTCAGTGTTCTACAATCAAGAATTCCAGCCCCTAGCCACTAGCaagcaaataaaaaataataataataataaataatacaaacaCACACTTACTCTCAACAcactatattcacaataaatccCAACCTTTAATCCAGCGAAATTGCCAAAGCAacttcaaaaacataaataaacaacCGAATAACATAAAAAGGTATGCAATACAAAGAGAAACAAAAGACCTGGCAAGCTCGGAGGTCGAAGTGTACGGAACCATTCGGATTCGACTCCGCTTCGAACCGGAGCTCCGGCACTCCAAACTCGGAGCGAAACCGCGCCACCACCGGCGAAGCAGTGGAGTTAGAAATCGACAGCTGCGATATCGAAGCAACCAAAAAGTCTCTCTCCTTGGGCTTATTGTCATCTGCTGAGACCCCCATTAGCTCTACAAGTAGTTCGAAATCGCAAATGAATTCGCCTGAGAGAAACTAGGGTTTACAGTGGAGAAGGTGACTTCGTAATTAATGCATATGTATAAAGCTCCTCTGCCTCGATGTTCTTGCCTAGGAGCCGTAGATGGTGGGATTCGATTATCGGGTGCGGCAGGTTCATGTGCACAACCTTTGATGatctaatgaaaaatattttcggGTGTTCTTTTCGTTAACGAATTTAGCTGGTCAGCGAATTTTTTGAAATGATTGGTTTATTCATATTCGAATTTATTCAATTCGAACATGTTAGAATTTTTTTCGAATCAATCTCGaggtaaaattattttgttcaataATTTGTGGACATCTCGTCACgagctttaatattttattaatataatataagtaTATATTAAATGTATATTTGGACATTTCGTGTTTTCGAACATTAATATCTGAAAGATAGTTAAAATAGCTTGTGAATAAGTTCGAAGATTTcgagaaaaaaattaagaacAATTCAAGTTTTGAAACAAGCTTGAACTCGAATATATTTAATTCAAACCTAATTTGAGCATTAGATTTTTACTAATATTCGGCTCAATTTGATTCATAGAAATCCCAATcaaatttatttgtatttaataaaaaaaattcaaatgtgaTCTTTATGTCATGaagtatattttaatttttaaaaagttcaGATTAATAATGATTTTCTACAAAACTAAGgaaaaattgatgaaatatgTTGAAATTACGAATGAGTTCACgaaataatatattcatattaaaatactaataagaCGTCGGGGTAACTAAAATATATCTGcaatcataaatttaaaaataatcatgaatcaaaattgaaaaaaaataataaaataaattagttaatgacataatttattattaaaataattaatattttataaagtaactttttaaaataagaaaaaaaaagtgcATTTACGATATTAAAACATACATTAagttagaataattaattgatcaataataaattacaaataaattatCATATAAACTTGTGTCGATGTTTAAATGAGCCAAAATTGTTAGTGAAATATATGTCCTCTATGAATTCTTACAAGTCATTTTCGATCTTGCCCGAAATAATTTTTGAGATATcgtatcaaataaacaatatccTTCGACGATCGTTTTCGATCGAATGTTATTTCATACTAAATTTCATTAAGAAATCATAAGtgtttgaattaattatgtaaCATTTAAAGTATCATAAATATGTTTGATTTGAAAAGGGTAAGTTGGAATCTCAACATTATTTGAGGAATATTAACATTACCAAAGGAAGgaataatatcaatttttttgggACAAAAGATAAAGCTATTGTGACTTCAAACCACACACTAAAGATGCTTTGATTCAAAGCCCCTCACATTGAGCAAAAATATGAAACAAAAAGTACCGCAAATAGTTAAATATTCGATTTGACGAGATGGTTAAAGCACAAAGCATGATTAAAATTTCGATATCCGAGTTGGTAGAGTAAATAAAAATTTGGTTACTGATATTCACTCAAAATTTAAGGTCCGATTATTCTAGTAAGTTatactagtccagacgcagatTTTGAATTTGCcttgagcctgaaatcacgaagaagaGCGTTAGAAGGGAGCCAAGAGGGTGTCCCGACGTAGTCCCTCCGACTCTCAAATCAAATACTGAGGATATAAATGGAGAGCATCTAAAAGTGTtgttgaaaacaatatagtgaataacTCAATTATAtactcaaacctggtatttataggagaatacatgggtATGTCATAGGTCTACCTTCCACTTGGGCCGAAGATTTGGGCATGTTCTTGATGGGCTAAGGTAAGGAGCTCATCCATGGAGTATCAGTTACTAATATTAAATGGAGCGAGGATGGAGCTAGAATGTTTGTTTAATGTAGACAATAATATACTATAATTAATCAATCAAACAATATAAATCTTCTAATCAAGTAATAATTAAGcattataataattatcttACAATTGATCTTTCGATCTTTCATATTTTGAAAACTTTGTACAATAGTTTTATTATCaactgttaaaaatatttttttttctacataAACAATGGACTATCATTCTCCCAATCGTCACTCATTTTATTGAAAACATCATGTCTATAGTTGCAATCGATAGAATTAATAAAACATATTAATATTagcaatttgattatttatttaaaagtacTTTATTGTGATTGTATAGTAATgtatgacaattttttttttttaaatgaaactatATAACATATGACGTATGATATTTAAGTTCAGAATTTTAAGAAgttcataataaattaacaattattacgataatttattatttttataaatttgattaaaCATATTAGAGATTGTACAAGGATAttcaatttgattaaaaaatatatttttatgtttacgTTATTTAGTTCAGATAGTAT
This genomic interval carries:
- the LOC140961936 gene encoding probable histone-arginine methyltransferase 1.3 — translated: MGVSADDNKPKERDFLVASISQLSISNSTASPVVARFRSEFGVPELRFEAESNPNGSVHFDLRACQLYMLSPIESVCILEASELNKEKSYSRGLTIQFRNEEESRAFHCAFERCKKEVVVQGSLLPNGPVSSKSKFDDKIEASSAKMYFHYYGQLLHQQNMLQDYVRTGSYYAAVMENRVDFLDRIVVDVGAGSGILSLFAAQAGARHVYAVEASEMSEYARKLIAGNPLLSQRITVIKGKVEEVDLPEKADVLISEPMGTLLVNERMLESYIIARDRFLDPSGKMFPTLGRIHVAPFSDEYLYIEIANKALFWQQQNYYGVNLTSLHGTAFQGYFSQPVVDAFDPRLLVAPPVSHVIDFTSSKEEDLYEIDIPLKFVASVGTRVHGLACWFDVLFNGSTVQRWLTTSPGAPTTHWYQLRCVLSQPIYVMSGQEITGRLFMVAHKAQSYTIHLTLSAKMWGPGAEQGGILQTSSGKLELKEPYYRMSQPQVYPMAQEQQSHQLLQSQDLQIQSQDEDVSDLFQQPM